From Vigna angularis cultivar LongXiaoDou No.4 chromosome 11, ASM1680809v1, whole genome shotgun sequence:
AGAGGAAAGGGGCAATGATACACAGCAAGATAAGATTAGTTAACTGTTTATCTGAACGCTGAAAAAgcatatcatatcatatttttaatgaaaagcTTTTTATGATTGCACTGGTCAACGAGTAAAGTTTATTTCTGTGCCAAATCCGTTCTGTCAAATTACCTGCTATGAAGGAGTTTCCATAAAATGTTATCTCACTTTTTCCATGCTCAGTCTCAATTATCTCCTTTCCAATCCTATTTGAAGCCACAAGAGGTACCTGCATTTTCCAAAATTATTTGCTAAATTATGTTAGAAAGTTCAAGTATTAAACCCTTGagcttttttataaaaagattatCAAACAGAAAAAATTTCTCTTCTCTGTTGCATAATTTAGCATTGTATCTTCTGTTTTTTATCCAACAACTAATGCTGAAGGAGTTCTAGAATCTAGATGTGGAAATAGAAAGAGCTGCAAACAGATTATATATAAGAGGTACCAAGATATGCACCTAACAGAAACacatcaaaaatgaaaaaaatatgtggATATGTAACCACTAACTTGCATACAAAACCTACCAAATTGGCCCCAGCATGTCCTTGCATTACTCGTTTCCAGTGGTCACGTGAATCAATGTTTGCATCATGTGGTTCAGTCCCAATAGCAGtaggataaaataaaatctcaGCACCTTGAAGCACCATTGCACGGGCTGCCTCAGGAAACCACTGATCCCAGCATATAGCTGACATGAAAATAGTAATAGAAAACAAGAATGTTAACTTCAGTTTCTGTCTCACATAAAGACAAAAAATGCAGATTCCAAAATGTGTTTGGTTGCTTTTGCAAACATAAAGTCAACAATGGGAACATATGTTTTAGAGACTAAGCATTTTCTGTCAGTCAAAATCTTATACAGCCACACTTATGTTTGAGtataggaaaagaaaatagaatgcaCAGTTACAGTAATTATAAGTTCATACCAACTCCAATTTTTGCAAATTTGGTCTGGAAAACCTGTTAAACAAAAGCCTCAATGTTACATGGTGTTCAATAGTCATAAAAAAGAACCATAAAACCAAATTCGTTTAAAGCAGTGCATATCAATTAAGGCTATTTTAAGTACCCACCTTAAATCCAGTATCCCCTGGATTAAAGTAGAATTTTTCCTCGTAACCTGTAGGAGAGATTGTTTGATGTGTTAGGATGTACACATTCTAAATGACACATAAGTGGCCATAATATGGCATACCTGGTCCATCCGGAATATGGGACTTTCTATAAATCCCAAGGTCAGTGCCATCAGCATCAATTATGGCTATTGAATTATAGTGTGCATTATTTGCCTCCTCAAAGAAGCTAACCGGTATAACTACGCCTAACTCTTTTGCAAGTTTCTGCATCCTACATTATGAACATTGAAACAAGAATAAGGATTCACTGGACTATGGGACGATGAGCATAAAAAACTATGCCAATGTTTGTTCCTCTGCCTCAAAAGTACTACGTTCAGTGGCATGCAAGTAGTGACTAAGATCAGAGAAGctaatttctattattttaccTGAGGATTGTGGGATGGTCCTTATGTGGCTTAGCTCTTTGAATATAATCCTCTCTTTGCGCCTGACAGAAGTAATAACCTTCAAAGAGTTCCTGAAATTAGTCATACATTATTAACATGATTCAAACACACAGCCAACCAGGGTTTTCCATCAGATTAATGAGTCCATTAAAATTACTATCCCTACCATGATAGAATAAGGAATTTGTTTTGTCAGTATGAACATCAAAAGTCATAATAATTCATTAGTCTGCCAGTCAGTAGTTccaaagataaataaatttacagCTAAAATATTCTGACGATATCAGCAATTACAGTCAATAATCATAAGCATTATGATGAAAACAACATCTGTTGTAACAAAACAATgcttattaaattaataaatagtgaaGAAGTACAGCTGTAATTTATTCAAATCCAACCCAAATTCCATTTCATACAGGCATATATGGCAGAAAAACAATTCGGCTCACTGTCAAACAGATTCGCTCATAGTCTCACTAGGTTTATCATCTATCGTGTCCCACAGTTCGACCCATAAGTTCTGGACCATAACCTGTCAAGATTTGTAATATAGTATTGTATTATTCATggtaaaaaatagttttatgaaGGAAATGCCATCTTATAAAATGTTAATCTACTATATGATTTACAAATCAAGAGAATTTATTTTCATGTAAATTGATAATGTAACCAGATCTATGCTTCTAGTCCACAATCTCAATATATGCCTTGTTATGTTGAAGCTTGAATCCTCATTTTCCTTGAGACAAAGAATACCGTTAATTGATGTTGTGAACAAATAATCACATGGTTTTGAAACCCAGTGAATGAAGAATACACTTAGAATTCATTTATGCACATATCCTACTTGACCCTAACCTTATGAAGGAGTTAACAAAACAATTGTATGGAATTAAATATTCTATAATTGACATGTAACACAAGAAATAAGCACTACCAGAGAAGGTCATCCCAGGTTTTAAATATGCACACCTGAATGAGAATGATGTTTGCACCCTGTTTATGTGCAGCTCTAACTAGCCTGCAGCAGAAGACCCAATGGTATCACATAAGATGAATAGAATTCCATTTCTGACCAATCTACCAATTAACTCTTATATACTTAAACAATAGTTAGGGAAGAAAAACTGAAGCTCAAAAAGTTTCAGTAAGAAGCAGAAACAGAATTCAGAGGACAACTGAACAACGGCCTTCCTGATTCCCTTCTCaatttttggttttaaaatttgttctCTAAAACAATTTCAACTACTTATAATTAATTTCCCATCCAAAATCTATCAAATTCTGAAAATTGTTCACGAAACAATAGAATACAGCTGAGAAATGGTATATCATGTTTTCATCTTGTATAACCTCTCCCACAATTCCACACTTTGCTTTGTACCTTGTACCACCCTCCACTGACTTCTGAGAAACCTTGTTTAGTTgcattttgaaaactaaaaacagtccacaaaaaaatttaagattttcaataaattttagtcACCAGCACTCCTCTTCTCAAATATAAATCAAACAAACCCatactattttaaatacaaaagaaaaaaacaagggATCAAGACCAACATTAATTAAGAGCAATTTGCACGAACAAAAAGTTCACAAGCTGCAAGCATTGAAGTAAGCACGGTCAGGGTTGTCTCTGAGTGACACcctaaagaaaatattgtaaTGTTTCCTTTTGAATGTGAGCGACGTTCAGTGGAAGCATGGGCTAAAAACTAAATCTTTTAACCTGGGCAGCTTGTAAAGTTGTAAACCTCGTCACTAATTCACGAATCAGAGCATGGAATTGAGATTGCAATAATAAAGAATCcgaaataaattgaaattgaaagtgGGAAAATAAGGAAGGATGCGAAATAGTCACCTCTCGGCGGTGGCGACATTTGTCGAGACATCATCGGTGCAAGCAAACTGCAGAGCAGAAACCACCACGGTTCTACGCTTCTCCATCCGCAGAAACAACGTAATTAGACTCAGATTTTTTGAACAGAAGATTATTGTCCCTTTATTCCCTTTCTTTTGGAAGTGCACTGCATACAGTAAGATGCAGTGAAATTATATTCGACCAACTTTTCTAAAAGGAATAAGATTCTAAGTCCCATGGACAATTCTCAAACTTAGGGATTACTTTACCTTAATTTTAAACCATGTaggaattttagtttaatatctATATATGGCAAACATTCTTAATTTTGCTGTTAGTTTGATACTAAAAGTTTGGTTTTTATAAATGtaacagaaaaaattaaaaagaatgtattgaattgaaattttaaaacctattaatagattaaaaaaagttttaaaaatcatCTGTACTCgcaataaaacatattatattagtttattataatatagATTATGATAggttaacaactttttaaccattgtatcattattttattgatttatatatttaaaatgcatCCATCATAAAAGTATGtgatgttagaaaaaaaatattctaactGTGAATTCCATGTTAAAGAATAGTATGTTGAAATTTCTATATTCTTGAACACTATACAAGAATATCATTAGACTTTATCATctctttaaaaaattgataatgtTAGTTAAATACCACATTATAGTTATTTACATCATCTTAAAGTCTTAATTTAATAACATACTAC
This genomic window contains:
- the LOC108333084 gene encoding N-carbamoylputrescine amidase isoform X1; protein product: MEKRRTVVVSALQFACTDDVSTNVATAERLVRAAHKQGANIILIQELFEGYYFCQAQREDYIQRAKPHKDHPTILRMQKLAKELGVVIPVSFFEEANNAHYNSIAIIDADGTDLGIYRKSHIPDGPGYEEKFYFNPGDTGFKVFQTKFAKIGVAICWDQWFPEAARAMVLQGAEILFYPTAIGTEPHDANIDSRDHWKRVMQGHAGANLVPLVASNRIGKEIIETEHGKSEITFYGNSFIAGPTGEIVSIADDKEEAVLIAQFDLDKIKSTRHSWGVFRDRRPDLYKVLLTLDGTNPVR
- the LOC108333084 gene encoding N-carbamoylputrescine amidase isoform X2, with the translated sequence MPELFEGYYFCQAQREDYIQRAKPHKDHPTILRMQKLAKELGVVIPVSFFEEANNAHYNSIAIIDADGTDLGIYRKSHIPDGPGYEEKFYFNPGDTGFKVFQTKFAKIGVAICWDQWFPEAARAMVLQGAEILFYPTAIGTEPHDANIDSRDHWKRVMQGHAGANLVPLVASNRIGKEIIETEHGKSEITFYGNSFIAGPTGEIVSIADDKEEAVLIAQFDLDKIKSTRHSWGVFRDRRPDLYKVLLTLDGTNPVR